The DNA segment GCGGCCTCGGGGGCCTCGGCGCGCAGGAGGCCGGCGGCGGCCGGCGCGGGCAGGGCGACGACGACCGCGTCGGCGTGCAGCACCCGGCCACCGGCGACGACACGCCACCCTTCGGCCGCCTCGCGGCGCAGCTCCGTCACCGGCGCCCCGGTCACGATGTCGCCGCCCCGCGCGCGCACCGACTCCGCGACGGCGAGCGGGAGTCGGCCCACGCCGCCCTCGATGCCCATGAACACCGGCCCGGTCTGCTGGTTCGCGGCGGCCTTGGCCTGGATCTCGCGGACGGCCTCGGTGAGGGAGTCGTGCGTCTTCGCCGCCTGGTAGAGCTGCGGGACCGCCGAGCGCATCGAGATGCGGTACGCGTCGCCCGCGTACACGCCGCCCAGCAGGGGCTCGACCAGGCGGTCGACGACCTCGCGGCCGAGGCGTGCCGCCACGTACTCGCCGACTGCCACGTCGTCCCCGACCTCGGTGCGGGGCAGGTCGGCGTCGCGCTCGATGCGGGCCAGGCCCTCGTCGGACAGGACGCCGGTCAGGGCGGCGGCGGTGCCGGGGACGCCCATCACGTGTCCCTTGGGCATCGGGCGCAGGGCGCCGCGGGTCCAGATCGAGGCCGTCGCGGTGGCGGGCGGCTGGAGGCGGTCGTCGAGGCCCACCTCGCGGGCGAGGGCGACGGCCTCCGGGCGGCGGGCCAGCCTCGACTCGGCGCCGAAGTCCACGCGCGCTCCCGCGATCTCGCCGGGCAGCAGCTTGCCGCCGACCCGGTCGGACGCCTCCAGGACAGTCACGCGTCTGCCGCCGGCCAGCAGCCGGTGGGCGGCCGCCAGACCGGCGATCCCGCCGCCGATGACGACGACCTGGCCCGCACCCGTACGAGTCTCC comes from the Streptomyces sp. NBC_00443 genome and includes:
- the hemG gene encoding protoporphyrinogen oxidase; protein product: MREVETRTGAGQVVVIGGGIAGLAAAHRLLAGGRRVTVLEASDRVGGKLLPGEIAGARVDFGAESRLARRPEAVALAREVGLDDRLQPPATATASIWTRGALRPMPKGHVMGVPGTAAALTGVLSDEGLARIERDADLPRTEVGDDVAVGEYVAARLGREVVDRLVEPLLGGVYAGDAYRISMRSAVPQLYQAAKTHDSLTEAVREIQAKAAANQQTGPVFMGIEGGVGRLPLAVAESVRARGGDIVTGAPVTELRREAAEGWRVVAGGRVLHADAVVVALPAPAAAGLLRAEAPEAAAELDGIEYASMALVSLAYRRADTDLPTGSGFLVPPVDGRTIKASTFASQKWGWIADENPDVVVLRTSVGRYGETEILQRDDDHLVDVSRRDLRAATGLDATPLETRVTRWTDGLPQYPVGHHARVARVREHVAKVPGLAVCGAQYDGVGIPACIASAYAAVDQLEGDLSGVEELTANPVQSLHGGAGE